One Flavobacterium cerinum genomic window, TATTCGAACAGGTATGGCAAACAGAAGAAACTTTATTAAGACAACAGCTATCGCCTCGGTTGCCGTAGCGTTGAATGCTTTTGGAAAAAAAGAAGAACCGGATACTGCTTTTGCGACAACGGGAAAAGTAAAAAAACCGATTGTATTGTCAACCTGGAGTTTTGGTATACCGGCCAATGCAGCTGCCTGGGAAATTCTGAAAAATAAAGGAAGAGCGCTTGATGCGGTTGAAGCCGGAGTACGGATTCCTGAAGCCGATCCGAAAGAAAGAAGTGTCGGTTATGGCGGACGTCCGGATCGGGACGGACGCGTGACGCTGGATGCCTGTATTATGGACGAATTTTCTAATATCGGTTCGGTTGCCTGTCTGGAACATATCAAACATCCGATTACCGTAGCAAGAGCTGTAATGGAAAAAACACCGCATGTGATGTTAGTTGGAGAAGGTGCATTGCAGTTTGCACTATTACAGGGGCATAAAAAGGAAAATCTGTTGACGGAAACTTCAGAAAAAGAATGGCGGGAATGGCTGCAAAACAGCGATTATAAACCGGTTGTAAATATCGAAAATCATGATACGATCGGAATGATTGCGTTG contains:
- a CDS encoding isoaspartyl peptidase/L-asparaginase family protein; its protein translation is MANRRNFIKTTAIASVAVALNAFGKKEEPDTAFATTGKVKKPIVLSTWSFGIPANAAAWEILKNKGRALDAVEAGVRIPEADPKERSVGYGGRPDRDGRVTLDACIMDEFSNIGSVACLEHIKHPITVARAVMEKTPHVMLVGEGALQFALLQGHKKENLLTETSEKEWREWLQNSDYKPVVNIENHDTIGMIALDMQGNLSGACTTSGMAYKMHGRVGDSPIIGAGLYVDNEIGAATATGHGEEVIRIAGCHLVVELMRQGRSPQKACEEAVDRIVKLTKNRNKNLKDIQVGFIALNKKGEHGAYCVQSGFSYAKYDETGNVLLDANYFLK